Within Desulfolithobacter dissulfuricans, the genomic segment CTTCCACCTGATAGATGGTCCCATCGAGCTCAGCAGACACCTCGCTGATGTCCCGCCCGCACTTGACGCATGTTTCCAGATGGTCAAAGGAGATAAAGCCGCATTTCGGACAACGCATAATCCTGCCTGTCTGTTCAAGTTACTATTTCCCCGAGCCGGAGGGCAAGGCGCTTTACAAACTGTTGTATTATCGCACAGAGCCACTGCAAAAATCAAGGCGGATTTAAGACGGTCAAGATCCGGGCGGACAACCGCTACCGGGCAGCAACAGGGCCGGCCGGCGACCTACCGGTTTCGCTCGACAATATAGCGGGCAAGGGCTCTGAGTGGCTCGGCCGGCTCCCCCATACCATCCAGGGCGCCCAGGGCCCGCTCTACGGCCTCCCGGGCCAGCTGCCGGGTCTTCTCCACCCCGAAAAAGGCGGGATAGGTGGCCTTGCCGCGCTCGGCATCGCTACCGGCCGCCTTGCCGAGCTGTTCGGTGGTGGAGAGCACGTTGAGCAAATCGTCGACAATCTGAAAGGCCAAGCCGATGTTGTTGCCGTAACTACCGAGGGCCTGCAGCTGATCTTCCGTCGCTCCCGCCACCAGGGCGCCGGCCTGTACCGAGGCGGTTATCAGGGCACCGGTCTTGCTGCGATGAATGGTCTTAAGATCATCAAATTCGATATTCCTGCCCTCAAAGGCGATATCCAGGGCCTGGCCACCCACCATGCCAAGCGGACCCGCTGCCCGGGCAATAGTGTGGATAACCTGGATTCTGGCCTCCGGATCCAGACCGCCTGCCGACGGACGGCTCAGCAGCTCGAAGGCAAAGGTCAGGAGTCCGTCTCCGGCAAGGATGGCCTGCGCCTCGCCAAAGACCATGTGATTGGTGGGTTTACCCCGGCGCAGGGCATCGTCATCCATGGCCGGCAGGTCGTCGTGGATCAAGGAATAGGTGTGGATACACTCCAGGGCACAGGCCACCGGCAAAAGCTGATCATCCAGGGAATCATCACCGCAGATGGTCCGGCCGGCGGCAAGACAGAGAATGGGACGGACGCGCTTGCCCCCGACGAACAGACTGTAGCGCATGGCCGCCACATGATCCTTGAAATCGCCCTCGGCCCGAAGCATGAACTCTTCCAGAGCCTGCTCAACCAGCCTGCGCTGGGACTGAAGATACTTCTTGATATCCACCGCTCACCTCATGAAAAAATGGAAAAGGTCCTCTTCAGGGTCGCAAGGATACTCTTTTCTCTTTTCCTTTTCAAAAGCAAATATTATCATTTGAGGTCTTCATCATACAGGACCCTGCCCACAACCCTGACAAAAGGGGCGAGCCTGCCCCGAAGGGCCGAACAGGGAAGAAAAGCCTGCCCCCTGACACCGTAACCCATCGGGAGTTCCCATGAACGTACTTCTTGCCAAGCCACGCGGATTCTGCGCCGGAGTCAAACGGGCCATAGCCATAGTCGAAAAGGCACTGGAGATCTATGGCGCGCCGATTTATGTGCTCCACGAAATCGTCCACAACACCACGGTGGTCAACACCCTGCGGGAAAAGGGCGTCGTCTTCGTGGAACAGCTCGAGGAGGCACCCGGAAACTCGGTACTCATCTTCAGCGCCCATGGGGTGGCCAGATCCGTGGAGGAAAGGGCCAGAAAGCTTGGCCTGCGGACCATCAACGCCACCTGTCCGCTGGTGACCAAGGTGCATCGCCGCGTGGCCCTGCTCAACAAAATCGGCTACGACGTCCTGGTGATCGGCCACCGGGGACATCCCGAAGTAGAGGGGACCTGCGGCCGGGCAAGCGGAGCCGTGCACGTGGTCTCCCGACCCGAAGACGTGGCCGCCCTCACCGTTGCCGATGACAACCGGGTCGGGTATGTCACCCAGACCACCCTGTCCATGGACGATGCCAGCGAGGTTCTGGCCGCCATCAGGGCCCGGTTTCCGAAGATCGACCAGCCCGAGCGAACCGACATCTGTTACGCCACCCAGAATCGACAGAACGCGGTCCGGGAGCTGTGCGAGGAGGTCGACCTGTTGCTGGTTGTGGGCTCGAAGAACTCCTCCAACTCCAACCGGCTCCGCGAAGTGGGCGAGCACCGCAACATCACTTCCCACCTGATAGACAATGCCTCGGAGATAGATCCAGCCTGGCTGCAGGGGGTGACAACCATCGGGGTGACCGCCGGCGCCTCGGCCCCGGAATCACTGGTCAATGAGGTCCTTGACCGTCTTCGCGACCTGGGCGCCATCTCCATCCGGGAGATGGAGGGCGAGGACGAGACCATCCAGTTTCAACTGGGCTGTCCGGAGCTGGACGAACTGGAGCCCGGCCCGGCCACATAGCAGCGCACCACCTGTTCCGCGGTTCGTGCCAGGTACTCCCGGGCCCTGGCCATGGCCTGCGCCAGGGTCACCGGCCCGGGACAGATGGAAAACACCGCGCTGATCCCCAACTCATATAACCCGTCAAGTTCCTCACCCACGGATCCGGCAAGGGCAACGCAGGGAATACCCTGCCTCCCTGCCGCCCGGGCCACTCCGGCCGGCGCCTTGCCAAAAGCGGTCTGAAAATCTATCTGTCCCTCGCCGGTCAGCACCAGGTCTGCCCCCTGGAGATGATCCTCCAGCTCCACGAGCTCCAGAACCAGCTCGATACCCCGCCGCAGCCTGGCCCCGAGGAAGGCGTACAAGCCGGCCCCCAGGCCACCGGCGGCCCCGGCTCCGGGCAGATTGCAGACATCGACGCCCAGGTCTGCCAGGATCACGCGGGCCAGGTTGGCCAGCCCCTCATCAAGCAACTCAACCTGTTCGGGCGTCGCCCCTTTCTGGGGTGCGTATACCCGGGCGGCTCCATTGTCTCCGCAGAGCGGATTGTCCACATCACAGACCGCCTCGATTTTTACATCCCGCAGCCTGGGATCCATGCCCGAGACATCGATGTGACGGATCGATCCCAGGGCCCCGCCGACGGGTTCAACCTCCTGCCCCTGCCAGTCGAGAAACCGAATCCCCAGAGCCTTGGCCATGCCGATGCCACCGTCATTGGTGGCGCTGCCGCCGATACCGACCACAATCCGCGACACGCCAAGATCCAGAGCGGCGCGAATCAGCTCACCGGTACCAAGCGTCGTGGTCCGACAGGGATCACGGTGCTCCGGAGGAACCAGTGCCAGACCGCTGGCCAGAGCCATCTCGATAACCGCCACCCCTTTGTCCGTCACATGGCAGAAATGGGCCTCCACCGGGGCAAAAAGGGGACCGGTTACCGTCCTGCGGATCAGTTGCCCACCCAGGGAACCGTGCACCACCTCAACCAGACCGTCACCACCATCGGCCACCGGGACCTCCACGACCAGGGCCCCGGGAAGTGCCCGACGCACGCCGGCGGCTATGGCCGCGGCCACCCCGGGGGCCGACAGACATTCCTTAAACTCATTGGGCGCAATGACGATTTTCATCTCCCACCTGCAGGTCAGCAAAAACAAATGTGATTACCACTGAAATTCAGCCACTGATACCTGAAGATGTCGGCCTCATCCGTTTCACGGGTGTCTGTGGCCTGGATGGCCACAGACAAGCCCCCAGGGACGGGTTTATGGCGTCCCGTGAAACGGATGAGGCCGACACCGGTTTCAATGTCAAAGATTGATGGTAATCAGAAAAAAAAGGGCCGGTATCCCTGACGAGATACCGGCCCTTGAAAATCTGGTGCCGAAGGCCGGAGTCGAACCGGCACGGACGAGGTCCACTGCCCCCTCAAGACAGCGTGTCTACCAATTCCACCACTTCGGCAACCTGAATCTATTTTCACCCTTTTCTATTTTTCGGTCGGCGCGTTCTCCGATGCAGACTTATCGGCCGCCGGCATGGTCGCCGGCGCTTCCCTGTCTTTCTGCTGCCCGGTGGTCGGCATGGGTATGGTGGCCGGCTCACTGGGTACCGTTGCCTGCGGCACCGGCGCAGGTGCCTGCACTTCTTTCATCACCGTACCGGTGCTCTTGTTGGCAGAAATGTAGGCCAGCGAAATCGAGGTACCCATGAACACGATAGCCGCAAAGGTGGTTATCTTGTTCAACAGCGGCACCGGCCCTTCGGTACCGAAAAGGCTCTGGCTCGACCCACCGAAAGTGGCCCCCACATCTGCCCCCTTGCCGTGCTGCAGCAGCACAATCACGATCAGGAACAGCGAGACCAGAACATGAATGATAATTAAAAGTGTTGTCATATAAAATGAATAATCCGAGCAAACGATTCGGATTTGAGTGCTGCGCCGCCCACCAGCGCGCCATCTATATCGGGCTCGGCCATGAGACTGTCCACGTTCTCAGGCTTAACCGAGCCACCATACAATATTCTCACTTGCTGAGCAAGCTTTTTCTCATATAGATTCCCAACAACACTCCTGATGAACCGATGGGCTTCCTGGGCCTGCTCCTTGCTCGCGGTCTTGCCGGTGCCGATGGCCCAGACAGGCTCGTAGGCAATGACCACCCGGGCCATATCTCCGGCCTCCACGCCGGCAAGCCCGGACCGGACCTGCTGCTCCAGGATCTGCATGGTGATCCCGTCTTCCCGATCTTCCAGGGTCTCCCCCACACAGAGGATCGGAACCAGCCCGAACCTGAGCGCCCCGCACAACCGCCTGTTGATCAGGTCATCGGTTTCCCCGAAGATATGACGCCGCTCAGAATGACCGACGATAACCAGGCTGACACCGAACTCCCTGAGCATCACCGGTGAAACCTCGCCGGTGAAGGCGCCCTGCTCCTCCCAGGCCACGTTCTGGGCCCCCAGCAGCACCGGGGAATCGGCCAGGACTTCCGCCACCGCAGGCAGAGAGGTAAAGGCCGGGGCAATCATCACGTCCCGGTCAGCCACGTCGGAGGCTGCGTCGGCAATGGTCCGGGCCAGGGCAACGGCCTGGTCCGAGGTCAGGTGCATCTTCCAGTTACCGGCAATCAAGGGTCTCCTTTCCATTTCGTCCTCCTCAGTTTTCCTGCCCCTCTTCCAGGGCAGCAACTCCGGGCAGCTCCTTACCCTCCATCAGCATGAGAAATGCACCGCCTCCGGTGGACATATAGGAGATGTTTTCAGCCTCGCCGAACTTATTCACCGCCGCGTTGGAGTCGCCGCCACCGGTGATGCTCAGGGCATGGGAAGAACCAACGGTATGGGCCAGGGCCATGGTACCGCGGGCAAAGGCATCCATCTCGAAAGCGCCCATGGGGCCGTTCCAGACAATGGTCTTCGCGTCTGCCAGGGCCTCGCCAAAACAGATCACCGAAGCAGGACCGATATCAAGGGCCATCCAGCCAGACGGAATGTCCTGGATGGTAACCTGTTTTGTCACGGCATCGGGGGCAAAGCCATCGGCGGCAATGACATCCACCGGCAGGTACACCTTGACCCCTTTCTCCCGGGCCCGGGCAAGCAGTTTGCCGGCCTCATCCAGGAGCTCATCCTCCACCCTGGAAGCACCCACATCGTACCCCTGGCTTTTGAGAAAGGTATTGGCCATGGCTCCACCGATCAGCATCCGATCCACTTTGGCCAGCATGTTGGTCAGAGCACCGAGTTTGCTCGACACCTTGGCGCCGCCAACAATGGCCACCAAGGGGCGGATCGGCTCATCCATGGAGCGATGGAAATAATCGAGCTCCTTTTTGAGCAGAAAGCCTGCTCCCTTGCTGGCGCATAACCTGGGCACCCCGACCACCGAGGCATGGGCCCGGTGGGAGACCGCAAAGGCATCGTTGACATAGACCTCGGCCAGGGCGGCCAACTGGCGGGCAAAGTCCGGATCATTCTCCTGCTCGCCTGGATGATAGCGCAGGTTTTCCAGCAGAGCCAGCTCACCATCCGCCATGGCACGGACCACCGCCTCGGCCTCGGGCCCGACGCAGTTCGGAGCGAAGGCGACATCGCGCCCGACAAGACGGCCAAGATGGGCGGCCACCGGGGCCAGAGAGTACTCGTCCACCCGCTGGCCTTTTGGCCGGCCGAGATGGGAACAGAGGATCACCCGGGCCCCCTGCTCCAGGGCGTACTCAATGGTGGGCAGGGCCATACGGATCCTGGTATCATCGGTAATTCCGCCCTGCCTGTCCATGGGCACATTGAAATCCACCCGGACAAGTACCCGTTTTCCCGCAATGTCCAGATCCCGAATTGTCTTCACACCCCCCTCCTTGCTCTGCAAAATAAAATCTGATTACCACTGAAATTCAGCCTTCGATGGATGAAGGTGTCGGCCTCGCTTGTTGCACGGGTGTCTGTGGCCTGGATGGCCACAGTCAAGTCCCCAGGGACGGGTTTATGGCGTCCCGTGAAACAAGCGAGGCCGACACCGGTTTCAATGACAAAGATTGATGGTAATCACAAAATAAAATCATCCGTCCCTGAGCTCCAAGCCCAGAATCAGGGCATCATCGGTGGGCTGACGGTAATAGTCCGGACGCCGGCCGACCTCGACAAAACCCTCTTTGGCGTAGAACCGCAAGGCAGTACTGTTCGCGCTCCGCACCTCCAGCAGACAGGAGGTGACACCGTGGCGCCGCAACGCAGCGACCCCGGCCCGCAACAGGGTACTGCCTATGCCCAGGCGCCGGCTCCGGTCGCGGACCCCGATACGCAGGAGTTCAGCCTCGAGCCCGCAAAACCGGAAAAAGCCATACCCCGCCACCTGACCATGCATTTCGAACACCAGCCGGATCCCGTGCTCGCCCTGCAGCTCGGCCTCGACAAGACTGCGGGACCAGGGCGTGTCCATCACCGCCTCTTCGATGGCGACAACCGATGCCACATCTCCGGCCCGCATGGGCCGGACACTCACACCATGCTCTGGGCTACAGATACGGTCAGCTCCCCGAGCATGTTGGTATAACTGCCAAGCTCGTTATCGTACCAGCCGTAGATCACAGCCTGGGTCACCGGCACCTCGAGCACCGGCGGCACCTGACCCGGCTCGAAATTGCATGACTTGACATGCTCCAGATTGACGGAAATGGACGCGGTCCGGGTGTGGGTCTCGGTGGCCTCGATAACCGCCGCTGCCTCGGGAATGCCGATGATATCCGACGATACGTTCTGCTCCTCGGAATACTCGAGATAGGGAGAACTGGCAGCAAAATCCCTGTAGATGGAATTGATCAACTCCCGGTTGATGGGTTTTTCCAGCTCATCCTGGAGGTTCAGCACCAGGACGATCAGGGAGCCGGTGGTGGTGGGTACCCGCACCGACTCGGCAATGAAACCGATGGATTTCATCTCCGGGATAACCAGGGCCAGGGCCTTGGCCGCGCCGGTGGTGGTCAGGATGATATTATTGAGAATCGAGCGGTTCTTGCGCAGATCCGTGGCTCCGGTGGCAGCCAACCGGTCCAGGACCTGCTGGCTGCCGGTGGCGGCATGCACGGTAACCATAGAGGCAGACAGCATCCGGTCGGCACCGAACTGGTCCATGAGCGGCTTGATCATATAGGAAAGACAGGTGGTGGTACAGGAGGCGGCGGAGATAACAGAGTGCCTGGCCGGATCATAGTCGTCGTCATTGATACCCATGACCGTGGTGACCGCATCATCAGGCATGTCGATCCCCTTGGATTTGATCTTGAACGGCGCGGAAACCAGCACCTTTTCGGCCCCGGCCTGCAGGTGACCCCGGACCGAACCGCGGGGATCGTCGGGATCGGCAGTGGGATCCTTGAACACCCCGGTGGTATCCACCACCAACCGGACGCCGTTCTCCTGCCACTTGATATCCCGGGGATTACGTGCCTCGCGCAGCACGGTGACCGGAACCCCGTTCACGGTCATGGTGCCGGCGGATTCATCGAGATTTTCAATAACCCGGCCGCCCCGGTGGCCGTGCAGATACATGGACAGCCGACCGTAGGTGGAATCGCGCTCGATGGCCGCGGCGATATCCTGCATGCCCTGGCCCACATCCCGGCCCAGATTGACCACGATTTCCGAAAAAAACTTGCGAGAAACATGGTGCCAAAGCGAAAGCTTACCGATTCTGCCAAGGCCATTGATTCCGAGTTTCATAGTGTCCATTCTCCTTTACTGGTATAATGTTCTCCTGAGCGGGCCGCCCCGGCTCAGAAAATTTCAGAAAAACAAAAAACAGCTCCCGTCCCCTGAAAAGGCAGTTTGGCCCCTCACTCACCGTGGTACCGGTGCCGGATAGCCCAGTTGCCAGTGAACATACCGCACAGCCTGGTATACGGTCAAGCCGTTCCATGGGCCAAACAGGCAATTTTTCACGGTATTTGTTGCACCCCAAAGGAAATTATCAATGCAGCTTCCCAAAATCAGACAATCCGCCACCCTGATCAAACGCTATAAACGCTTCCTGGCCGACGTGCTCCTGGAAGACGGCAGCGAACTCACCGTTCACTGTCCCAACTCCGGGTCCATGCGCGGCTGCTCCACCCCGGGCAGCCCGGTGATCATTTCAGACTCCGGCAATCCCGAGAGAAAATACCGCTGGACCCTGGAGATGGTCCGGGAAAAAGGGGTCTGGATCGGTGTCAACACCAACCTGACCAACAAGCTGGTCTACGAGGCATTGCGCACCGGGGTGATCGATGATTTCGGTCAGATCCACACCATCCGTCCCGAGGTCAGGGTATCGGACCGGAGCCGCCTGGATTTCGTCCTCGAGAGCGATGCAGGCCAGGTATATATTGAGGTCAAGAACTGCTCCCTGGTGGAAAACGGCAGAGCTCTCTTTCCCGACGCGGTCACGGCCAGAGGCACGAAACACCTGGAAGAACTGGCTCTTCTACGCAAAAACGGCGCCCAGGCCGCTGTTCTCTTCTGCGTCCAGCGGGCGGACGGGGCCTGGTTCGCCCCGGCCGACGAGATAGATCCCCTCTATGCCGACACGCTGCGCAAGGTAAGCGATCAGGGCGTCCGGATCCTGGCTTACCGGGCTGAAGTACAGCCGAACCAAGTCACGATCACCGAAAAAATTCCCTGCCGGATCTACCCCGAAGAGATGCCTTCCCGGTGAACGGGGGAACAGCCAGCCCTGAATCGCGGGGAAGGCGTCAGTCAGTGGCCCTCAGCTCAAAGGTGACCCGGCCTCCCACCATGGTGAGCACGGCCCGGCCCTGCAGCCGCCAGTCGAGAAATGGCGAGTTGCTGCTCTTTGAGACCACCATATCCTCGGTATAATCAAAGGAAAGTTCGGGATCGATCACCGTGATATCGGCCGGCTCTCCGGGAGAGAGTGAGCCGCCGGGCACGCCGAGGATGGCGGCGGGACGGACAGACATGCACTGTACCAGACCGACGGGATCCAGGACCCCGTCCCGCACCAGGGCAAGGGACAGAGGAAGAGAGGTCTCCAGGCCGATGATGCCGTTGGCGGCCAGATCGAATTCCACCTCTTTTTCCAGTCTGGAATGGGGCGCATGGTCGGTTGCAATGGCATCGAGCGTGCCATCAGCCAGCCCGGCACAGATGGACTGCCGGTCCTCTTCGGTGCGCAGAGGCGGATTCATCTTGGCGTTGGTGTTGTATCCCTCCACCGCCTCTTCGGTCAGGGTGAAGTAATGAGGCGTGGTCTCCGCGGTCACAGGCACCCCGCGCTCCTTGGCCCGCCGGATCAGGTCCACGCTCATGGCCGCGGAGACATGGGCGATATGGACCGGCCGGCCGGTGTATTCGGCCAGGGCGATCTCCCGGTAGACCATGATAGACTCGGCCGCGGTGGGAATACCGCGCAGGCCCAGACGGGTGGCGACCTTGCCCTCGTTCATGACCCCGTGCCGACTGAGGGAGGGTTCCTCGCTGTGGGAAATGACCGCCAGCCCGAAATCACCGGCATATTCCAGGGCCCGCCGCATGAGCTGGCTGTTCCAGACCGGCAGCCCGTCGTCCGAAACAGCGACCACGCCGGCATCCCGCATCTCGCCGAAATCAGCCAGGGTCTCGCCCCCACTCTGCCTGGAGATAGTGCCCACCGGATAGACCCGGGCAAAGCCCTCCCGGGCCCGCTCCAGGATAAGAGCGGTCACTGACCGACAGTCGTTCACCGGCCGGGTGTTGGGCATGCAGGCCACAGCAGTAAAACCACCGGCCGCCGCGGCCCGGGTACCGGAAACGATATCTTCCTTGTA encodes:
- a CDS encoding polyprenyl synthetase family protein, producing MDIKKYLQSQRRLVEQALEEFMLRAEGDFKDHVAAMRYSLFVGGKRVRPILCLAAGRTICGDDSLDDQLLPVACALECIHTYSLIHDDLPAMDDDALRRGKPTNHMVFGEAQAILAGDGLLTFAFELLSRPSAGGLDPEARIQVIHTIARAAGPLGMVGGQALDIAFEGRNIEFDDLKTIHRSKTGALITASVQAGALVAGATEDQLQALGSYGNNIGLAFQIVDDLLNVLSTTEQLGKAAGSDAERGKATYPAFFGVEKTRQLAREAVERALGALDGMGEPAEPLRALARYIVERNR
- the ispH gene encoding 4-hydroxy-3-methylbut-2-enyl diphosphate reductase; translation: MNVLLAKPRGFCAGVKRAIAIVEKALEIYGAPIYVLHEIVHNTTVVNTLREKGVVFVEQLEEAPGNSVLIFSAHGVARSVEERARKLGLRTINATCPLVTKVHRRVALLNKIGYDVLVIGHRGHPEVEGTCGRASGAVHVVSRPEDVAALTVADDNRVGYVTQTTLSMDDASEVLAAIRARFPKIDQPERTDICYATQNRQNAVRELCEEVDLLLVVGSKNSSNSNRLREVGEHRNITSHLIDNASEIDPAWLQGVTTIGVTAGASAPESLVNEVLDRLRDLGAISIREMEGEDETIQFQLGCPELDELEPGPAT
- a CDS encoding glycerate kinase, encoding MKIVIAPNEFKECLSAPGVAAAIAAGVRRALPGALVVEVPVADGGDGLVEVVHGSLGGQLIRRTVTGPLFAPVEAHFCHVTDKGVAVIEMALASGLALVPPEHRDPCRTTTLGTGELIRAALDLGVSRIVVGIGGSATNDGGIGMAKALGIRFLDWQGQEVEPVGGALGSIRHIDVSGMDPRLRDVKIEAVCDVDNPLCGDNGAARVYAPQKGATPEQVELLDEGLANLARVILADLGVDVCNLPGAGAAGGLGAGLYAFLGARLRRGIELVLELVELEDHLQGADLVLTGEGQIDFQTAFGKAPAGVARAAGRQGIPCVALAGSVGEELDGLYELGISAVFSICPGPVTLAQAMARAREYLARTAEQVVRCYVAGPGSSSSSSGQPS
- the secG gene encoding preprotein translocase subunit SecG, which produces MTTLLIIIHVLVSLFLIVIVLLQHGKGADVGATFGGSSQSLFGTEGPVPLLNKITTFAAIVFMGTSISLAYISANKSTGTVMKEVQAPAPVPQATVPSEPATIPMPTTGQQKDREAPATMPAADKSASENAPTEK
- the tpiA gene encoding triose-phosphate isomerase, which translates into the protein MERRPLIAGNWKMHLTSDQAVALARTIADAASDVADRDVMIAPAFTSLPAVAEVLADSPVLLGAQNVAWEEQGAFTGEVSPVMLREFGVSLVIVGHSERRHIFGETDDLINRRLCGALRFGLVPILCVGETLEDREDGITMQILEQQVRSGLAGVEAGDMARVVIAYEPVWAIGTGKTASKEQAQEAHRFIRSVVGNLYEKKLAQQVRILYGGSVKPENVDSLMAEPDIDGALVGGAALKSESFARIIHFI
- a CDS encoding phosphoglycerate kinase — encoded protein: MKTIRDLDIAGKRVLVRVDFNVPMDRQGGITDDTRIRMALPTIEYALEQGARVILCSHLGRPKGQRVDEYSLAPVAAHLGRLVGRDVAFAPNCVGPEAEAVVRAMADGELALLENLRYHPGEQENDPDFARQLAALAEVYVNDAFAVSHRAHASVVGVPRLCASKGAGFLLKKELDYFHRSMDEPIRPLVAIVGGAKVSSKLGALTNMLAKVDRMLIGGAMANTFLKSQGYDVGASRVEDELLDEAGKLLARAREKGVKVYLPVDVIAADGFAPDAVTKQVTIQDIPSGWMALDIGPASVICFGEALADAKTIVWNGPMGAFEMDAFARGTMALAHTVGSSHALSITGGGDSNAAVNKFGEAENISYMSTGGGAFLMLMEGKELPGVAALEEGQEN
- the rimI gene encoding ribosomal protein S18-alanine N-acetyltransferase: MSVRPMRAGDVASVVAIEEAVMDTPWSRSLVEAELQGEHGIRLVFEMHGQVAGYGFFRFCGLEAELLRIGVRDRSRRLGIGSTLLRAGVAALRRHGVTSCLLEVRSANSTALRFYAKEGFVEVGRRPDYYRQPTDDALILGLELRDG
- a CDS encoding type I glyceraldehyde-3-phosphate dehydrogenase; this encodes MKLGINGLGRIGKLSLWHHVSRKFFSEIVVNLGRDVGQGMQDIAAAIERDSTYGRLSMYLHGHRGGRVIENLDESAGTMTVNGVPVTVLREARNPRDIKWQENGVRLVVDTTGVFKDPTADPDDPRGSVRGHLQAGAEKVLVSAPFKIKSKGIDMPDDAVTTVMGINDDDYDPARHSVISAASCTTTCLSYMIKPLMDQFGADRMLSASMVTVHAATGSQQVLDRLAATGATDLRKNRSILNNIILTTTGAAKALALVIPEMKSIGFIAESVRVPTTTGSLIVLVLNLQDELEKPINRELINSIYRDFAASSPYLEYSEEQNVSSDIIGIPEAAAVIEATETHTRTASISVNLEHVKSCNFEPGQVPPVLEVPVTQAVIYGWYDNELGSYTNMLGELTVSVAQSMV
- the sfsA gene encoding DNA/RNA nuclease SfsA, whose translation is MQLPKIRQSATLIKRYKRFLADVLLEDGSELTVHCPNSGSMRGCSTPGSPVIISDSGNPERKYRWTLEMVREKGVWIGVNTNLTNKLVYEALRTGVIDDFGQIHTIRPEVRVSDRSRLDFVLESDAGQVYIEVKNCSLVENGRALFPDAVTARGTKHLEELALLRKNGAQAAVLFCVQRADGAWFAPADEIDPLYADTLRKVSDQGVRILAYRAEVQPNQVTITEKIPCRIYPEEMPSR
- a CDS encoding dihydroorotase, with product MANDWRIRNGRIIDPVNGIDRVGDLFVRDGVLVESPRDLPDSTREVDASGCWVVPGLIDMHVHLREPGEEYKEDIVSGTRAAAAGGFTAVACMPNTRPVNDCRSVTALILERAREGFARVYPVGTISRQSGGETLADFGEMRDAGVVAVSDDGLPVWNSQLMRRALEYAGDFGLAVISHSEEPSLSRHGVMNEGKVATRLGLRGIPTAAESIMVYREIALAEYTGRPVHIAHVSAAMSVDLIRRAKERGVPVTAETTPHYFTLTEEAVEGYNTNAKMNPPLRTEEDRQSICAGLADGTLDAIATDHAPHSRLEKEVEFDLAANGIIGLETSLPLSLALVRDGVLDPVGLVQCMSVRPAAILGVPGGSLSPGEPADITVIDPELSFDYTEDMVVSKSSNSPFLDWRLQGRAVLTMVGGRVTFELRATD